Proteins encoded together in one Gemmatimonadota bacterium DH-78 window:
- the rpmF gene encoding 50S ribosomal protein L32: MAVPKKRTSKQRKRKRRTHYKAETPTLNTCPRCGDPKQPHRVCPGCGYYRGEAVVEVDDI; the protein is encoded by the coding sequence ATGGCTGTCCCGAAGAAGCGGACCAGCAAGCAGCGGAAGCGGAAGCGTCGGACCCACTACAAGGCCGAGACGCCGACCCTGAATACCTGCCCCCGGTGCGGGGACCCGAAGCAGCCCCATCGGGTGTGCCCCGGTTGCGGCTATTACCGGGGTGAGGCGGTCGTCGAAGTCGACGACATCTGA
- a CDS encoding DUF177 domain-containing protein — MPKLDLPRLERDGSLSFESTVPPDDPLWEGSGLRFDGDVAVRGRASVSGTGEIIVQMHVDADRMAECRRCLEPVRVPLEKDFIVVYGDAEEMEDDDGSDVRPLSVKATVLELGEALREEIILASDRWVECRTDCAGLCPICGVNWNEQTCECSPDEPDPRWDALRALQSE, encoded by the coding sequence ATGCCCAAGCTCGACCTCCCTCGCCTAGAGCGGGACGGGTCGCTGTCGTTCGAGAGCACCGTACCGCCCGATGATCCCCTCTGGGAGGGGAGCGGACTCCGGTTCGACGGCGATGTCGCCGTTCGGGGCCGGGCCTCGGTCTCCGGAACCGGCGAAATCATCGTGCAGATGCACGTCGACGCCGACCGGATGGCGGAGTGCCGCCGGTGCCTCGAACCCGTTCGCGTTCCCCTCGAAAAGGACTTCATCGTCGTGTACGGCGATGCCGAGGAGATGGAGGACGACGACGGATCGGATGTGCGGCCGCTGAGTGTCAAGGCCACCGTCCTGGAGCTGGGCGAGGCGTTGCGGGAGGAGATCATCCTCGCGTCGGATCGGTGGGTCGAGTGCCGCACCGACTGCGCGGGGCTCTGTCCCATCTGCGGCGTGAACTGGAACGAACAGACGTGCGAGTGCAGTCCCGACGAGCCGGATCCCCGCTGGGATGCGCTCCGGGCTCTCCAGAGCGAGTGA
- a CDS encoding acetate kinase produces the protein MKVLVLNSGSSSVKYQVIDTAAGDPLVVGLVERIGAGGALLSQTRSVDGDRVRSSAPILDHRDAIRAILDLIADPEHGVVDRFDEIGAVGHRVVHGGERFVESVRIDDAVVEEIRESIALAPLHNPHNLAGILAARSRLPDVPQVAVFDTAFHAGMPPHAYHYAVPYVLYRRYRIRRYGFHGTSHQHVGQRVAALLDRDPADLRTISIHLGNGASACAIDGGRSVDTSMGFTPLEGLVMGTRSGDLDAAVILHVMGREELGVADATSLLNKHSGLQGLSGISSDMRDLLEEESEGSERARLALDVYCYRVRKYIGAYAAAMGGVDAIGFTGGVGQNSAEIRARCLEGLTFLGVELDADANAALSGGAEGFFHRGAVAVAAIRTGEELVIALEAERLSDVDPASLPD, from the coding sequence ATGAAGGTGCTGGTGCTCAACTCCGGATCGTCGTCGGTGAAGTACCAGGTGATCGACACGGCGGCGGGCGACCCGCTGGTGGTGGGGCTGGTGGAGCGGATCGGGGCAGGGGGAGCGCTGCTCTCCCAGACGCGCTCGGTCGACGGCGATCGGGTGCGGTCGTCGGCCCCGATCCTCGACCACCGCGACGCCATCCGCGCCATCCTCGATCTGATCGCCGACCCGGAGCACGGCGTGGTGGACCGCTTCGACGAGATCGGCGCGGTGGGCCACCGCGTCGTGCACGGGGGCGAGCGCTTCGTGGAGTCGGTGCGCATCGACGACGCGGTGGTCGAAGAGATTCGCGAGTCCATCGCCCTGGCTCCGCTGCACAATCCCCACAACCTCGCGGGGATCCTGGCCGCGCGGAGTCGATTGCCCGACGTGCCGCAGGTGGCGGTCTTCGACACCGCCTTCCACGCGGGCATGCCGCCGCACGCCTATCACTACGCGGTGCCGTACGTGCTGTACCGGCGCTACCGCATTCGCCGATACGGGTTTCACGGCACCAGCCACCAGCACGTGGGGCAGCGGGTGGCCGCCCTGCTGGATCGCGATCCCGCCGATCTCAGGACGATCTCGATCCACCTGGGCAACGGTGCCTCGGCCTGCGCGATCGACGGTGGGCGCTCGGTCGACACCTCCATGGGGTTCACCCCTCTCGAGGGGCTGGTGATGGGCACGCGTTCGGGCGATCTGGACGCGGCGGTGATCCTGCACGTGATGGGCCGAGAGGAGCTGGGCGTGGCCGACGCCACTTCGCTTCTGAACAAGCATTCGGGGCTGCAGGGGTTGAGCGGCATTTCGTCCGACATGCGCGATCTGCTCGAGGAGGAGTCCGAGGGATCGGAGCGCGCGCGGCTCGCGCTCGACGTCTACTGCTACCGGGTGCGGAAATACATCGGCGCCTACGCGGCAGCCATGGGCGGAGTGGATGCGATCGGCTTCACCGGCGGGGTGGGACAGAACTCGGCGGAGATCCGCGCCCGCTGCCTGGAGGGACTGACCTTTCTGGGCGTGGAACTGGACGCCGACGCCAACGCCGCGCTCAGTGGAGGAGCCGAGGGCTTCTTCCACCGCGGAGCGGTGGCCGTGGCCGCGATCCGGACCGGCGAGGAACTGGTGATCGCCCTGGAGGCGGAGCGGCTTTCAGACGTTGACCCTGCCTCCCTCCCCGACTAG
- a CDS encoding 3-hydroxyacyl-CoA dehydrogenase family protein encodes MFDQVGVVGGGTAGRGIARALAQAGVDVTLVEASDRALAVSLENLREGMDRDIARWSITESERDAVLARVHGRVSLETVHGLPVVVEAIQEDREAKEALLHALDRSTRPDAVLITNTSTLSVSALADRLSPRRRPWLVGLHFLHPVTRVKAVELVRGRDTGPEALEAARGIVDLLGKELIEVAEYPGYVTSRLTLALINEAAHTLMEGVATRDAIDRAMKLRFGWRYGPLALADEMGLDSVVRALESMWSELGLPQYRPCPLLRQMVTRGWLGEKNGRGFYRYDDAGNRLASDDLDLERPPLPGAEDPR; translated from the coding sequence GTGTTCGACCAGGTCGGTGTGGTGGGTGGGGGTACGGCGGGACGCGGCATCGCGCGCGCGCTCGCGCAGGCAGGGGTGGACGTCACCCTGGTCGAGGCGTCGGACCGAGCACTCGCCGTCTCGCTCGAGAATCTGCGCGAGGGCATGGACCGCGACATCGCGCGCTGGTCGATCACCGAGAGCGAGCGCGACGCGGTGCTCGCCCGGGTTCACGGGCGGGTGTCGCTCGAGACGGTCCACGGACTGCCCGTAGTGGTCGAGGCGATCCAGGAGGACCGCGAAGCGAAGGAGGCGCTCCTCCACGCCCTCGACCGTTCGACCCGTCCGGATGCGGTGCTGATCACCAACACCTCCACTCTCTCGGTGTCGGCCCTCGCCGACCGGCTGTCACCCCGCCGTCGCCCCTGGCTCGTGGGTCTTCACTTCCTGCACCCCGTCACCCGCGTGAAGGCGGTGGAACTCGTGCGCGGGCGCGATACGGGGCCCGAGGCCCTCGAGGCGGCCCGCGGCATCGTCGACCTCCTCGGCAAGGAACTGATCGAGGTGGCCGAGTACCCGGGCTACGTCACCTCGCGCCTGACGCTGGCGCTCATCAACGAGGCGGCGCACACCCTGATGGAGGGGGTGGCCACCCGCGATGCGATCGACCGCGCCATGAAGCTGCGGTTCGGCTGGCGCTACGGGCCCCTCGCCCTGGCCGACGAGATGGGACTCGATTCGGTGGTGCGCGCCCTCGAGTCGATGTGGTCGGAACTGGGACTCCCCCAGTACCGGCCGTGCCCCCTGCTTCGGCAGATGGTCACCCGGGGATGGCTCGGCGAGAAGAACGGTCGCGGGTTCTATCGCTACGACGACGCCGGCAACCGGCTCGCCTCCGACGACCTCGACCTCGAGCGGCCACCGCTGCCCGGCGCGGAGGATCCGCGATGA
- the ndk gene encoding nucleoside-diphosphate kinase, with translation MNRTLAIIKPDAVASGKAGKILAHLENAGFTVRALRLARLTEAQAGEFYAVHAERPFYGELVEFMTSGPCMPMILEAEGAVPKLREVIGATDPAEAAEGTVRRLYAESKGRNAIHASDSDENAAREAGFFFAEADVLAIHA, from the coding sequence ATGAACCGTACCCTGGCGATCATCAAGCCCGATGCCGTGGCCTCGGGCAAGGCCGGCAAGATCCTGGCCCACCTCGAGAACGCCGGCTTCACCGTGCGTGCGCTCCGACTCGCCCGCCTCACCGAGGCGCAGGCGGGGGAGTTCTACGCCGTGCACGCCGAGCGCCCCTTCTACGGCGAGCTCGTAGAGTTCATGACCTCCGGCCCCTGCATGCCGATGATCCTCGAGGCCGAGGGTGCGGTGCCGAAGCTCCGCGAGGTGATCGGCGCCACCGATCCGGCCGAGGCCGCCGAGGGCACCGTGCGCCGGCTCTACGCGGAGTCGAAGGGCCGCAACGCGATCCACGCCTCCGACTCGGACGAGAACGCGGCCCGCGAGGCGGGCTTCTTCTTCGCCGAGGCCGACGTTCTGGCGATCCACGCGTGA
- a CDS encoding CBS domain-containing protein — protein sequence MIFDDCLDPASIRVGLDVTSFDEALRTLLSVPALAVDTPEVRAKRARDLAFGSQGEVVRLHDDVVLVLAVDDAVDAPAAALATTPARFEVTGEGSDEIRSARVVVLFLLPGRLSAFRGQAAPVLGRWMREADHAARLVAAASAEEIRALPGLTGLVLSDRLRVAAVSTPVPWRVHPDATMTEVLDLMVREALHAIPVVGDADELLGIITAGDALRQLLPSRRVDGEGTAALAVQGRTAREIMTRSVLCVSEDQALTDAAVMMVNRDVDELPVVREGALVGLLTKDSVLRALHDG from the coding sequence ATGATCTTCGACGATTGCCTCGACCCGGCTTCGATCCGGGTCGGACTCGACGTCACATCGTTCGACGAGGCGCTGCGCACCCTGCTGTCGGTGCCCGCACTCGCCGTCGACACCCCGGAGGTGCGGGCGAAGCGAGCCCGCGACCTGGCCTTCGGGAGCCAGGGTGAGGTGGTGCGACTCCACGACGACGTGGTGCTCGTGCTGGCCGTCGACGACGCCGTCGACGCGCCCGCCGCGGCCCTCGCCACCACGCCGGCCCGTTTCGAGGTGACGGGGGAGGGCAGCGACGAGATTCGCTCCGCCCGAGTCGTGGTTCTCTTCCTCCTGCCCGGGCGCCTCTCCGCCTTCCGCGGCCAGGCCGCGCCGGTCCTCGGCCGCTGGATGCGCGAGGCCGACCACGCGGCGCGGCTGGTGGCCGCCGCGAGTGCGGAAGAGATTCGCGCGCTTCCGGGGCTGACGGGGCTGGTGCTCTCCGATCGACTCCGGGTGGCCGCGGTCAGCACTCCGGTGCCCTGGCGGGTCCACCCGGATGCCACGATGACCGAGGTGCTCGATCTGATGGTGCGCGAAGCGCTCCACGCGATCCCGGTGGTGGGCGATGCCGACGAGCTTCTGGGCATCATCACCGCGGGCGACGCCCTGCGACAGCTCCTGCCGAGCCGCAGGGTCGACGGCGAGGGAACGGCCGCGCTGGCGGTGCAGGGGCGCACCGCGCGCGAGATCATGACCCGCTCGGTACTGTGCGTATCCGAAGACCAGGCGCTGACCGACGCCGCGGTCATGATGGTGAACCGGGACGTCGACGAACTCCCGGTGGTACGCGAGGGGGCGCTGGTCGGCCTTCTCACCAAGGACTCGGTCCTGCGGGCGCTGCACGACGGTTGA
- the sucD gene encoding succinate--CoA ligase subunit alpha: MSIFIDENTKLVVQGITGRDGSFHTTQMIEYGTNVVAGVTPGKGGQSFEGPDGVQVPIYNSMDEAVAETGANTSVIYVPPAFAAGAIMEAADSGVDFVVAITEGIPVLDMARAHAFARDRGVRVLGPNCPGLISPGKAKVGILPGQIVTPGPVGLVSRSGTLTYEAVHHLTSAGIGQTTCVGIGGDPLIGTRFIDCLEAFAADPDTRAIVMIGEIGGSDEQEAAAYVKEHVNVPVVGFIAGQTAPPGRRMGHAGAIISGSAGTAAEKMEAFEANGIAVARRPAEIAELIAAALEGASVS; this comes from the coding sequence ATGTCCATCTTCATCGACGAGAACACCAAGCTGGTGGTGCAGGGAATCACGGGCCGCGACGGCTCGTTCCACACCACCCAGATGATCGAGTACGGCACCAACGTGGTGGCCGGCGTAACCCCGGGTAAGGGCGGCCAGTCCTTCGAGGGGCCCGACGGCGTTCAGGTGCCGATCTACAACTCCATGGACGAGGCCGTGGCCGAGACCGGGGCCAACACCTCGGTCATCTACGTGCCGCCGGCATTCGCCGCGGGCGCCATCATGGAGGCCGCCGACTCGGGGGTCGACTTCGTGGTCGCCATCACCGAGGGCATTCCGGTGCTCGACATGGCGCGGGCGCACGCCTTCGCGCGCGATCGCGGCGTGCGGGTGCTCGGCCCGAACTGCCCCGGGCTGATCTCGCCCGGGAAGGCCAAGGTCGGCATTCTGCCCGGTCAGATCGTGACGCCCGGTCCGGTGGGCCTCGTGTCGCGCAGCGGCACGCTCACCTACGAGGCGGTCCATCACCTCACCAGTGCGGGCATCGGCCAGACCACCTGCGTGGGCATCGGCGGTGACCCCCTGATCGGCACCCGCTTCATCGACTGCCTCGAGGCGTTCGCGGCCGACCCCGATACCCGCGCGATCGTCATGATCGGCGAGATCGGCGGCTCGGACGAGCAGGAGGCCGCGGCCTACGTGAAGGAGCACGTGAACGTGCCCGTCGTCGGCTTCATCGCCGGGCAGACGGCGCCTCCCGGACGCCGCATGGGCCACGCCGGCGCCATCATCAGTGGCTCGGCCGGCACCGCCGCCGAGAAGATGGAGGCCTTCGAAGCCAACGGGATCGCCGTTGCGCGCCGCCCCGCGGAGATCGCGGAGCTGATCGCGGCCGCTCTCGAAGGCGCGTCGGTTTCCTGA
- the sucC gene encoding ADP-forming succinate--CoA ligase subunit beta: protein MNLHEYQAKEIFRDHGIPVPPGKVVTTADEAASAAREFGGMVVVKAQVHSGGRGKAGGVKLAKTPDEAREHAEAILGMEISGFTVEKVLVTPAEDIASEAYVGVLVDRDSQAPMFMVSAEGGIDIEEVAHSNPDAIRKLTVDPRYGLLPHQAYWLANSLYDDPKQVKQASRIMSQLYTSFIAAGASMAEINPLIVTPEGDVKAIDAKVSIDDNELFRKPDVEAYRDASAEPQAETEARDAGLTFIKLDGNVGCCVNGAGLAMATMDLVKYYGGEPANFLDIGGSSNPEKVVNALRIITSDPAVKVILFNIFGGITRTDDVANGIVEATKQIDIQVPIVIRLTGTNEEQALEILQRAGFEAYTSMDDVVKKAVELATQG, encoded by the coding sequence ATGAATCTCCACGAGTATCAGGCCAAGGAGATCTTCCGGGATCACGGGATTCCCGTGCCCCCCGGCAAGGTCGTCACCACCGCCGACGAGGCAGCCTCCGCCGCCCGCGAGTTCGGCGGGATGGTCGTCGTCAAAGCGCAGGTCCACTCCGGCGGCCGAGGCAAGGCCGGCGGCGTGAAGCTGGCGAAGACCCCCGACGAAGCACGCGAGCACGCCGAGGCCATCCTCGGAATGGAGATCAGCGGGTTCACGGTCGAGAAGGTGCTCGTCACCCCGGCCGAAGACATCGCCTCCGAGGCGTACGTCGGCGTGCTGGTCGACCGCGACTCGCAGGCGCCGATGTTCATGGTGTCGGCCGAGGGGGGCATCGACATCGAGGAGGTCGCCCACTCCAACCCCGACGCGATCCGCAAGCTCACCGTGGACCCGCGCTACGGGCTCCTGCCGCACCAGGCCTACTGGCTCGCCAACTCGCTGTACGACGATCCGAAGCAGGTGAAGCAGGCCAGCAGGATCATGAGCCAGCTCTATACGTCGTTCATCGCCGCGGGCGCCTCGATGGCCGAGATCAACCCGCTCATCGTCACCCCCGAGGGTGATGTGAAGGCCATCGACGCCAAGGTGTCGATCGACGACAACGAGCTGTTCCGAAAGCCCGACGTCGAGGCCTACCGCGACGCTTCGGCCGAGCCGCAGGCCGAGACGGAGGCGCGCGACGCCGGCCTCACCTTCATCAAGCTCGACGGCAACGTCGGCTGCTGCGTGAACGGCGCCGGGCTGGCCATGGCCACGATGGACCTGGTGAAGTACTACGGCGGGGAGCCGGCCAACTTCCTCGACATCGGCGGATCGTCGAACCCGGAGAAGGTGGTCAACGCGCTGCGCATCATCACGTCGGATCCGGCCGTGAAGGTGATCCTCTTCAACATCTTCGGGGGCATCACCCGCACCGACGACGTCGCCAACGGCATCGTCGAGGCCACGAAGCAGATCGACATCCAGGTCCCGATCGTGATCCGACTCACCGGCACGAACGAAGAGCAGGCCCTGGAGATCCTCCAACGTGCCGGATTCGAGGCCTACACGTCGATGGACGACGTGGTGAAGAAGGCCGTCGAACTCGCCACCCAGGGCTGA
- a CDS encoding UPF0182 family protein gives MSIRSNLRGGRLVIAVAAALLTLLVASRALTTLYVEALWFAEVGYGGLFWKQWAWVWGVRAGAALVVTAALYFNLRIVGRTLGSLQIRRRFGNLEIAERLPAHYVTATTLGLSALLGLWFGASITESVARGALFWTAAPAWGTTDPVLGYDLGFYAFALPVLRSAVTFAMVVAFLVFTVCTAGYATTGVLRMGEGSVVMSEGARRHLGVIMAVVLALLASRFALGRPLLLLTGSSDVQGVVGFTDVMARLPGLRIQALLTLGGAIGVAVGAWKNRLLPAVAGIAAVVLSMVVVGQLYPSFVQRFQVVPNELDREAPYIQHNLDFTRLGFGLDDMERERFEAQAGGAVDWAGAMEQFAGLPIWTRATLLTTFRELEARFRYYDFAGVVMDRYPGPSGTNAPVAVSVREVDPTQVEDPNWQNLHLRERYIVGNGVVAVDATARTAEGRPRTWLAGLPPERAADAPDAIALERSEVYVGTRVQPYALITPTDSAFRSLDGGLGVAGVDFPRGIEVGGVFRRATLAWYLREANLLFAAGVGPDSRLVLRRGVVERASRIAPFLLFPEEPYPVLHEGRVVWLLEAMTATRFFPLAKPYDSPQVSYVRNSVKITVDAVTGEIDFYAVPVDDPLLDAYAAAFPGLLKPLAEMPAGLRAHLRYARSLMSIQGQVLLDYHQEDPAAFFGRQDIWATPQELAESPTAVPYRPEYGILRLPGDTEAGYRVTTSFVPAGRQNLTALMAGELRDDGAPRLRLFDVPVENQVAGPRQVEALVEQDPEISQQFSLWRTGGSRVWTGHLHVVPVGDRVVYMEPVFLAAEEDAIPELRRFVVSDGQSVVMEETLAGAVAALGGSGSSVGPTPADSVAAGQVGAPSGALPASALELLDLAEERLRQGDWAGFGEALQRLRELLGDSGSG, from the coding sequence GTGAGCATTCGCAGCAATCTGAGGGGGGGACGCCTCGTCATCGCCGTGGCCGCGGCGCTGCTCACGCTCCTCGTGGCGAGCCGCGCGCTCACCACCCTCTACGTCGAGGCGCTCTGGTTCGCCGAGGTGGGCTACGGCGGCCTCTTCTGGAAGCAGTGGGCTTGGGTGTGGGGCGTGCGCGCCGGGGCGGCCCTCGTCGTGACGGCCGCGCTCTACTTCAATCTGCGCATCGTCGGGCGGACCCTCGGGAGCCTCCAGATCCGGCGGCGGTTCGGCAATCTCGAGATCGCCGAGCGGTTGCCCGCCCACTACGTCACCGCCACCACGCTCGGCCTGTCGGCGCTGCTCGGACTCTGGTTCGGGGCCTCGATCACCGAGTCGGTGGCGCGCGGTGCACTCTTCTGGACGGCGGCCCCCGCCTGGGGCACCACCGATCCGGTGCTGGGCTACGACCTGGGCTTCTACGCCTTCGCCCTGCCGGTGCTGCGCTCGGCCGTCACCTTCGCGATGGTGGTGGCCTTCCTGGTCTTCACCGTCTGCACCGCCGGCTACGCCACCACCGGGGTGCTCCGCATGGGCGAGGGCTCGGTGGTGATGTCGGAGGGCGCCCGCCGACACCTCGGCGTGATCATGGCGGTCGTGCTCGCCCTTCTCGCCAGCCGCTTCGCGCTCGGACGTCCGCTCCTGCTCCTCACGGGGTCGTCCGATGTGCAGGGGGTGGTGGGGTTCACGGATGTGATGGCGCGTCTTCCGGGACTCCGGATCCAGGCGCTCCTCACCCTGGGGGGCGCCATCGGCGTGGCGGTCGGGGCCTGGAAGAACCGGCTCCTGCCCGCCGTGGCCGGAATCGCGGCGGTGGTCCTCTCCATGGTGGTGGTGGGGCAGCTCTACCCCTCGTTCGTGCAGCGCTTCCAGGTAGTGCCGAACGAGCTGGATCGCGAGGCGCCCTACATTCAGCACAACCTCGACTTCACCCGCCTCGGCTTCGGTCTCGACGACATGGAGCGGGAGCGTTTCGAGGCGCAGGCCGGGGGTGCGGTCGACTGGGCGGGGGCGATGGAGCAGTTCGCCGGGTTGCCCATCTGGACCCGGGCCACGCTGCTCACCACCTTCCGCGAGCTCGAGGCGCGCTTTCGCTACTACGACTTCGCCGGCGTGGTGATGGATCGCTATCCCGGCCCCTCGGGAACGAACGCGCCGGTGGCGGTCTCTGTGCGCGAGGTCGACCCGACCCAGGTGGAAGATCCCAACTGGCAGAACCTGCACCTGCGCGAGCGCTACATCGTGGGCAACGGGGTGGTGGCGGTCGACGCCACGGCCCGCACCGCCGAGGGACGCCCGCGCACCTGGCTTGCGGGGCTGCCGCCCGAGCGCGCCGCGGATGCGCCCGATGCGATCGCCCTCGAGCGCAGCGAGGTGTACGTCGGCACCCGCGTGCAGCCCTACGCCCTGATCACCCCCACCGATTCGGCGTTCCGCTCGCTGGATGGCGGTCTGGGAGTGGCCGGCGTCGACTTCCCCCGGGGGATCGAGGTGGGCGGGGTCTTCCGGCGCGCGACCCTCGCCTGGTACCTGCGCGAGGCCAACCTGCTCTTCGCGGCAGGGGTGGGCCCCGATTCGCGCCTGGTCCTTCGCCGGGGCGTGGTCGAACGCGCCTCGCGGATCGCGCCCTTCCTGCTCTTTCCCGAGGAGCCCTACCCGGTGCTCCACGAGGGCCGGGTGGTCTGGCTGCTCGAGGCGATGACGGCCACGCGCTTCTTCCCACTCGCGAAGCCGTACGATTCACCGCAGGTCTCGTACGTGCGCAACAGTGTGAAGATCACCGTCGACGCCGTCACCGGAGAGATCGACTTCTACGCGGTGCCCGTCGACGATCCGCTGCTCGACGCCTATGCCGCGGCCTTCCCGGGCCTGCTGAAGCCGCTCGCCGAGATGCCCGCGGGGCTCCGCGCCCACCTGCGCTACGCGCGGAGTCTCATGAGCATCCAGGGACAGGTGCTGCTCGACTACCACCAGGAGGATCCGGCGGCCTTCTTCGGCCGCCAGGACATCTGGGCCACCCCCCAGGAACTGGCCGAGAGCCCCACCGCGGTGCCCTATCGGCCCGAGTACGGGATCCTGCGGCTCCCGGGCGACACCGAGGCGGGCTACCGGGTGACGACCTCGTTCGTGCCGGCCGGCCGGCAGAACCTCACCGCTCTCATGGCGGGCGAGCTGCGCGACGACGGGGCGCCGCGCCTGCGGCTCTTCGACGTGCCGGTCGAGAACCAGGTGGCGGGCCCGCGCCAGGTGGAAGCGCTGGTCGAACAGGATCCCGAGATCAGTCAGCAGTTCTCCCTCTGGCGCACCGGCGGGAGCCGGGTGTGGACGGGCCATCTGCACGTGGTGCCGGTGGGCGACCGCGTGGTCTACATGGAGCCGGTCTTCCTCGCCGCCGAGGAGGACGCCATTCCCGAGCTGCGCCGCTTCGTGGTGAGCGACGGACAGTCGGTGGTGATGGAGGAGACGCTCGCCGGGGCGGTGGCCGCACTGGGTGGATCCGGGTCGTCCGTCGGGCCGACCCCGGCCGATTCCGTCGCGGCCGGTCAGGTGGGTGCGCCGTCCGGAGCGCTTCCCGCCTCCGCGCTCGAATTGCTTGATCTCGCAGAGGAGCGACTTCGCCAGGGCGACTGGGCGGGCTTCGGCGAAGCGCTGCAGCGACTCCGCGAGCTGCTCGGGGACTCCGGATCCGGTTGA
- a CDS encoding phosphomannomutase/phosphoglucomutase — MPAPAAHIFRQYDVRGIVGSDLDAEVAGGVGRAYAADLREAVSDRTPRVVVGRDNRPSSPALADALVAGLRSGGVDVLDIGTVPTPMVWWAEKSMKLDGAIQITGSHNPAEWNGIKMTMAGGSVYGDTIQGLRRRIVESDFAEGQGALEERDIYDDYVTDLTGRFELARPMKVVVDCGNGSGALVAERLLEAVGVEVVPLFCTSDGTFPNHHPDPTVDENLVDLIAKVKETGADLGVAFDGDADRVGAVDEHGQVVRGDLIVLLFGLDLMERTGRSEKLVFDVKCSQVLPEVFGAAGGEPIMWMTGHSLMKEKMKETGAALAGELSGHICVGGDEYFGFDDALYDALYLITLLSRSEKTLSERVAAFPAYVSTPEIRIDVTEESKFGLVEKAQEHFTRDYEVIDVDGARILFGDGWGLIRASNTQPVLVSRYEARSEERLAEIRAVVEGWLEEQGVSV, encoded by the coding sequence ATGCCGGCTCCTGCAGCACATATCTTTCGGCAGTACGACGTTCGTGGAATCGTGGGCTCCGACCTCGACGCCGAGGTGGCGGGAGGGGTGGGCCGGGCCTACGCCGCCGATCTCCGCGAGGCCGTCTCCGATCGAACTCCGCGCGTGGTGGTGGGGCGCGACAACCGCCCGAGTTCGCCGGCGCTCGCCGATGCACTCGTCGCCGGACTGCGTTCGGGCGGGGTGGACGTGCTCGACATCGGCACCGTCCCGACCCCGATGGTGTGGTGGGCCGAGAAGTCGATGAAGCTCGACGGCGCCATCCAGATCACCGGCTCGCACAACCCCGCCGAGTGGAACGGCATCAAGATGACGATGGCCGGCGGGTCGGTGTACGGCGACACCATCCAGGGATTGCGCCGCCGGATCGTCGAGAGCGACTTCGCGGAAGGGCAGGGGGCGCTCGAAGAGCGCGACATCTACGATGACTACGTCACCGACCTCACGGGCCGGTTCGAACTCGCTCGGCCGATGAAGGTGGTGGTCGACTGCGGCAACGGCTCCGGGGCCCTCGTCGCCGAGCGGTTGCTCGAGGCGGTGGGGGTGGAGGTGGTGCCGCTCTTCTGCACCTCCGACGGCACCTTCCCCAACCATCACCCCGATCCCACGGTCGACGAGAACCTGGTCGACCTGATCGCGAAGGTGAAGGAGACCGGAGCCGACCTGGGGGTGGCCTTCGACGGCGACGCCGATCGGGTGGGGGCGGTGGACGAGCACGGCCAGGTGGTGCGCGGAGACCTGATCGTGCTGCTCTTCGGCCTCGACCTCATGGAGCGCACCGGCCGATCGGAGAAGCTGGTGTTCGACGTGAAGTGCTCCCAGGTGCTGCCCGAGGTGTTCGGGGCGGCGGGCGGCGAGCCCATCATGTGGATGACGGGCCATTCGCTCATGAAGGAGAAGATGAAGGAGACCGGTGCGGCGCTGGCCGGTGAGCTCTCCGGCCACATCTGCGTCGGGGGCGACGAGTACTTCGGGTTCGACGACGCGCTCTACGACGCGCTCTATCTCATCACCCTGCTCTCGCGCTCCGAGAAGACCTTGTCCGAGCGGGTGGCGGCCTTTCCGGCCTACGTCTCCACGCCCGAGATCCGGATCGACGTCACCGAGGAGTCCAAGTTCGGGCTCGTGGAGAAGGCGCAGGAGCACTTCACCCGGGACTACGAGGTGATCGACGTCGACGGGGCCCGCATTCTCTTCGGCGACGGATGGGGACTGATCCGCGCCTCCAACACCCAGCCGGTGCTCGTGAGCCGCTACGAGGCCCGCAGCGAGGAGCGGCTCGCCGAGATTCGCGCCGTGGTGGAGGGATGGCTCGAAGAGCAGGGAGTGAGCGTTTGA